One Leptolyngbya sp. SIO1E4 genomic window, TTCTCTATTTACGCGAGAAAGATCGAGACACAGTCCTGAATTAGATAAAAGTAAGCCTGGCCAGACTCAAGATGACATACAAGAATGTCCCTCCAGTCCTCAAGCTTCCAAAACCGGTCGTAAAATAGCTCTTTTAATTAGCGTAAGTCGTTATGGATATGGTTTCTCAGACCTTCCTGGCTCGGAAAAAGATGTTCATTTGATTGAGCAAGTACTCTCATCCAAGGATCTAGGAAACTTTGATGAAGTAGTGCCATTGTTCAATCCAGACACAAAAAAAATACATCATGCGATAGAAAGACTGCTAACTGGTCGAAACGAGGATGACCTAATCCTTTTATATTTCTCAGGTCATGGAGTGAAAAGCAACAAAAATCGGCTCTATCTAACCACTTGCGAGACAGCAAAGAAACGAGATGGCTCCTTAGATGAGTTATCTGCAATTCCAGCTCAGTTTATACATGACGCAATGGACAGATGCCAATCGAGGCAACAAATAGTTGTGCTCGATTGTTGCTTCAGCGGTGCATTTTCAGACGATTTAGTAGCTAAAGATGATGGTTCACTAGACGTTGGCTTTCAGCTCAATGGAGAGGGTAGAGTGATATTATCCTCCTCCACTTCACTTGAGTCCTCTTTTGCTTCTAGAAATGAAGGCTCATCAATTTATACAAAATATTTTGTCAAAGGCATTTGTACTGGCAAAGCTGATATTAATCGCGACAGGAGAGTTTCAGCGAATGAACTTCACAGATATATTCAAGAGCAATTAAGAGAAGAAAAATTCTCAATGACACCAGGTATTTTTTTTAGAGGGGAAGGTACTGATATCCCAATAGCAGATGTCCCTAAGAAGCCAGTAGACTATGATGCTCTTAGAGCAGAGATAGATAAATCTATTTCATCCAAGCGTATTTGGGCTCAGATTCCTAACAAAGCCATCTTCGCCTTCATACTTATCGTCACACTTACAGCTTTCGCTGTCTCTTTGTTTCAAATAATGAGAATTCGTTGTAATACGATCAAGGATTCGATAACTTATAGTGAAGATTCCGATCGCTCTGACGAAAAATTGTTCGAGAAATACAGAGGCGAAAAAAAGAGTCTTCAAAAGCGTGTGTGTAACTGGGTTGGGGTTCCCTTACCTCGATACTAGATATCAAGGACTGAATCACATCAGACATCGAAATACCATCCCAAGATAAAAAGAAAGCAAATCATGTGTCTTTTTTAGTCATCAACGTTAACTGAACAGATCACAGGGCTAGAAAAGTTGCGAGGACAACCTAAATAATCGTCAGTGATCCACGCTTCTCTTCCTTCATATCTAATCTTGTACCATCCACTTTCATTTGAATATTCCGGAGGGTGATGTTCGAATACCCTCACAGAGGTATTTTCAGGAATAGTGCCTACAGTTCTGCTAAAGCCAGCGTTCTCGTATATGTCGACACCATTTAATTGGGCACTCGCATCTCCTCCGACAGCAGAGCAAGCCGTAATACTCATTAAGCACATTAATATGAAGCAGAAGCCAGCAAAAGATTTTGCATAAGAAACATTCATATTCTCGAATCATAAAATCTTCGTTTACTGATTCGAGGTAGAAGTGAAAAGAACAGGACGATAAATATAAAGAAATTTGAAATTACTGTCGATTCTCTTGCACTAGGATGATGGATCCCTCTTGCTCAACATAATGGAGATACTGTGTTAAGACGAATTTGATTGGTTCTGGATGTCACTGAAAGTCGCCCCCTTATGACCTATCGCAAAAAGCTCATCGAAGTGGCCCTACTGCTGGAGGCCATCAACATGGAATCGGTGCGGGAGAGAGTCGATTCGGCATGGGTACCCGAGGGCGCGGCGACCGTTGGCGGCGTGTCGGGTAGTGTTGTGGTCGTCGCTGGTGGATGATCCGTCGAGCTGGCTAGAGCGGTTTCCGACGGAGGAGGCACAGAAACGGGAACGGCAGCAGCTGTTTGACAGCCTGGGACGGATCACCATCGAGACGGATCGCAAAGGCAAGGAAAAGCAGGAGGTGCGGGAGTTGGTGTCGTGGGATGACATCAAAGACCCGGCCATCATTGAGGAGGCTCAGCGGGAGATTGCGAGCTCCCTGGCCTGCGGCTGGGGAGAGAAACCGCCGACCAAACCGGAAGTGGTGCGGGAGTACAGCGCCCAGCACGCGCCCCCGATTTATGCCCCCTTTGCAGGAGGGCGGCTCGATACCACTGAAGGCGCAGCGGTTGATGCTAGAGGCCCAC contains:
- a CDS encoding SH3 domain-containing protein; translation: MNVSYAKSFAGFCFILMCLMSITACSAVGGDASAQLNGVDIYENAGFSRTVGTIPENTSVRVFEHHPPEYSNESGWYKIRYEGREAWITDDYLGCPRNFSSPVICSVNVDD